The following are encoded in a window of Vibrio sp. SCSIO 43136 genomic DNA:
- a CDS encoding heparinase II/III family protein, producing MTTQPILLANSEVEQLRKEVGKSSLMGKSIAKHVKELEAFMRLPLDVPGHGEAGGYEHNRHKQNYTYMNLAGRLFLVTGEEKYAQFVKDLLAIYADKYLTFDFHVQKNTNPTGRLFHQILNEHCWLMFTSLAYSCVASTMTEAERQNVIDRIFDPMLEMFTVKYGHDFDRIHNHGVWAVAAVGICGVAIGKPEYLEKAVYGQDNDGTGGFLAQISQLFAPSGYYIEGPYYHRYAIRPLCVLAEVVHRHMPEIDIYNYKDKVIGNTVQALLATAYPNGAFPALNDASRTMSIKDAGVQVALSVYAKHYGIDDNVLGMAKIQGGVWMHGCGLELSNAYEAATADKEIGLPFWPSVELNEGPNGDKGAQGFMRMQDETGDVSQLVMNYGQHGMGHGNFDTLGISYFNRGQEVLREYGFGRWVNVEPKFGGRYLDENKSYARQTIAHNAVTVDEQCQNNFDVERADSVHGLPHFFTADAANFKGMSAFANDHYDDLGMQRSVFMLNSDELDAPLLIDLYRLTGEGEHQYDYSHQYDGQIVRTNFDYQANKELETLGENFGYQHLWKVAQGEKSDTALVSWLQNNSYYTWLGTSSNDNGEVIFTRTGANDPSFNLRSETSFMLRSKGESTLFASVLETHGYFNEEFEQSVNARGKVQDIRIIAHTELGSVIEIETTGNQITLMVSNQQGANEATENHVEINGKNYSWKGFYSLEISAVVQEN from the coding sequence ATGACAACACAACCAATTCTATTGGCGAACTCTGAAGTAGAACAACTACGCAAGGAAGTCGGCAAATCAAGTTTGATGGGCAAGAGCATTGCTAAGCATGTAAAAGAGCTGGAAGCCTTTATGCGTTTACCACTTGATGTGCCAGGACATGGTGAAGCTGGGGGTTATGAGCATAACCGTCACAAGCAAAACTACACCTACATGAACCTTGCAGGCCGTCTATTCTTGGTGACAGGCGAAGAAAAGTACGCTCAGTTCGTCAAAGACCTGCTTGCTATCTATGCGGATAAATACCTTACTTTTGATTTTCATGTTCAAAAGAATACTAACCCTACGGGCCGCCTTTTCCACCAGATCTTGAACGAACATTGCTGGCTAATGTTTACCAGCCTCGCATACTCTTGCGTTGCATCAACCATGACAGAAGCTGAGCGTCAGAACGTTATCGACCGCATCTTCGACCCAATGCTTGAGATGTTCACCGTAAAATATGGCCACGATTTTGACCGTATTCATAACCACGGCGTGTGGGCAGTTGCCGCAGTAGGTATCTGTGGTGTTGCGATTGGTAAGCCTGAATACCTTGAAAAAGCAGTTTACGGCCAAGACAATGATGGCACAGGTGGTTTCCTAGCACAGATCTCGCAACTGTTTGCACCGTCTGGCTACTACATCGAAGGTCCTTACTACCACCGCTATGCCATTCGTCCACTGTGTGTCCTTGCAGAAGTAGTTCATCGCCACATGCCAGAGATCGACATCTACAACTACAAAGACAAAGTTATTGGTAATACGGTTCAAGCGCTGCTTGCAACTGCTTACCCGAACGGCGCATTCCCAGCACTGAACGATGCCTCTCGCACCATGAGCATCAAGGATGCAGGTGTTCAGGTTGCACTAAGCGTTTACGCAAAACACTACGGCATTGATGACAACGTGCTAGGCATGGCGAAGATCCAAGGCGGCGTATGGATGCACGGCTGTGGCCTAGAGCTATCTAACGCATACGAAGCTGCAACCGCTGACAAAGAAATTGGCCTACCATTCTGGCCAAGTGTTGAGCTAAACGAAGGCCCTAACGGCGACAAAGGTGCTCAAGGCTTTATGCGTATGCAAGATGAGACAGGAGACGTTTCACAACTTGTTATGAACTACGGCCAACACGGCATGGGTCACGGAAACTTTGATACGCTTGGTATCTCATACTTTAACCGTGGTCAGGAAGTGCTGCGTGAGTACGGTTTTGGCCGCTGGGTAAACGTTGAGCCTAAATTTGGAGGTCGTTACCTTGATGAAAACAAGTCTTACGCACGCCAGACTATTGCTCACAATGCTGTCACGGTTGATGAGCAGTGCCAAAACAACTTCGACGTAGAGCGTGCTGATTCTGTTCACGGTCTGCCGCACTTCTTCACCGCAGATGCCGCTAACTTCAAAGGCATGAGCGCATTCGCAAATGATCATTATGATGATCTAGGCATGCAGCGCTCGGTATTTATGCTCAACAGTGATGAGCTAGATGCCCCACTGCTGATTGATCTATACCGCCTAACTGGCGAAGGCGAGCATCAGTATGACTACTCGCACCAATACGATGGCCAAATTGTTCGTACTAACTTTGACTACCAAGCGAATAAAGAGCTTGAAACCCTAGGTGAAAACTTCGGTTATCAACACCTATGGAAAGTTGCACAAGGTGAGAAAAGCGATACTGCGCTTGTTAGTTGGCTACAAAACAATAGCTACTACACTTGGCTTGGCACGAGCTCAAACGACAATGGCGAAGTGATCTTCACGCGCACGGGTGCTAACGATCCGAGCTTCAACTTACGTAGCGAAACCTCATTTATGCTACGCAGCAAAGGTGAATCGACCCTATTTGCTTCAGTGCTAGAGACGCACGGCTACTTCAATGAAGAGTTTGAGCAGTCTGTTAATGCTCGTGGCAAGGTGCAGGACATTCGCATCATTGCTCACACTGAATTAGGTTCTGTGATTGAGATCGAAACTACAGGCAACCAAATTACGCTTATGGTTAGCAACCAACAAGGTGCTAACGAGGCGACAGAAAACCACGTTGAAATCAACGGTAAAAACTACAGCTGGAAAGGCTTCTACTCGCTGGAAATCAGTGCAGTAGTACAGGAGAATTAA
- a CDS encoding heparinase II/III family protein, whose product MSYQPLLLSFEEAAELKKSLGTDSLLGKALTRDIAQTDKYISEIGIEVPGVGEAGGYEHNRHKQNYIHMDLAGRLFLITEDEKYRNYIVEMLEAYATVYPTLPDHVSRDSNPPGKLFHQTLNENMWMLYSSCAYSCVYHTLEESQKRKIEDDLFKQMIHMFLVTYGHDFDIIHNHGLWAVAAVGICGYAINDQESVDKALYGLKLDKVSGGFLAQLEQLFSPDGYYMEGPYYHRFSLRPIYLFAEAIERRQPEIGIYEFNNSVIKTTSYAVFKTAFPDGTLPALNDSSKTISINDEGVIMATSVCFHRYEQSETLLGMANHQQNVWVHTAGKTLSDAVEAANEIKPFSWGSLYVTDGPKGEKGGLSILRHRDEQDDDTMALIWFGQHGSDHQYHSALDHGHYDGLHLSVFNRGHEVLHDYGYGRWVNVEPKFGGRYIPENKSYCKQTVAHNTVVVNQKTQNNFNTALAESKFGEKHFFVADNEKMQGMSGRISGYYEGTEMQRSVILADIPEFEKPLIIDVYRIESEQENQYDLPMHYSGQIVRTDFEYQTAKTLKPMGEDNGYQHLWNLGSGEVEGSSLVSWLHDNSYYSLVTSAPKGSEVYFARLGANDPDFNLRSEPAFIFRQSGKDHVFASILETHGYFNEEFEASLNARGLVESVEVLGHNEVGTVVRIQTTSGNTYHIAISNREEAQQDAEHTVEFGGKNFTWTGAFAQI is encoded by the coding sequence ATGAGCTACCAACCACTATTACTTAGCTTTGAAGAGGCGGCGGAACTTAAGAAGTCGCTAGGCACGGATAGCCTACTTGGTAAAGCGCTAACGCGCGATATAGCTCAAACGGATAAATACATCAGTGAAATCGGTATTGAAGTACCGGGCGTTGGCGAAGCTGGCGGTTACGAACATAACCGTCACAAGCAAAACTACATCCACATGGATCTAGCGGGTCGCCTATTCTTAATCACTGAAGATGAAAAATACCGCAACTACATCGTTGAGATGCTAGAGGCGTACGCAACGGTTTACCCGACCCTACCAGATCACGTAAGCCGTGATTCAAACCCACCGGGCAAGCTGTTCCACCAGACGCTGAACGAAAACATGTGGATGCTTTACTCTTCATGTGCGTACTCGTGTGTTTACCACACACTTGAGGAAAGCCAGAAGCGTAAGATCGAAGATGACCTGTTCAAGCAGATGATCCACATGTTCCTAGTGACTTACGGACACGACTTCGACATCATCCACAACCACGGTCTGTGGGCGGTAGCCGCAGTAGGTATCTGTGGCTACGCAATTAACGACCAAGAGTCAGTAGATAAAGCCCTTTACGGCCTGAAACTAGATAAAGTAAGCGGCGGCTTCCTTGCTCAGCTTGAGCAGCTATTCTCTCCAGATGGCTACTACATGGAAGGTCCTTACTACCACCGTTTCTCGCTACGTCCAATCTACCTGTTTGCCGAAGCCATTGAGCGTCGCCAACCAGAGATCGGTATCTATGAGTTCAACAACTCAGTGATCAAGACAACGTCTTACGCTGTGTTTAAGACTGCATTCCCTGACGGCACGCTACCAGCGCTTAACGATTCATCGAAGACCATCTCTATCAACGATGAAGGCGTGATCATGGCGACATCGGTATGTTTCCACCGTTACGAGCAGTCTGAAACGCTACTAGGTATGGCTAACCACCAGCAAAACGTATGGGTTCACACCGCAGGTAAGACACTTTCTGATGCGGTTGAAGCTGCTAATGAAATCAAGCCATTTAGCTGGGGCAGCCTATATGTGACTGACGGCCCGAAAGGTGAAAAAGGTGGTCTAAGCATTCTTCGCCACCGCGATGAGCAAGATGACGATACTATGGCTCTGATCTGGTTCGGCCAACACGGTTCTGATCACCAATACCACTCAGCGCTGGATCACGGTCACTATGACGGCCTGCACCTAAGCGTGTTTAACCGTGGTCACGAAGTACTGCATGACTACGGCTACGGTCGTTGGGTAAACGTTGAGCCTAAGTTCGGTGGTCGTTACATCCCAGAGAACAAGTCTTACTGTAAGCAAACCGTGGCGCACAACACTGTAGTTGTGAACCAGAAAACGCAAAACAACTTCAACACAGCACTGGCTGAGTCTAAGTTTGGTGAGAAACACTTCTTTGTCGCTGACAACGAGAAGATGCAAGGCATGAGCGGTCGTATCTCTGGCTACTACGAAGGCACCGAGATGCAGCGCAGCGTGATCCTTGCGGATATCCCAGAGTTTGAAAAGCCACTGATCATCGATGTTTACCGCATTGAATCAGAGCAAGAGAACCAGTACGACCTACCAATGCATTACAGCGGTCAAATCGTACGTACCGACTTTGAATACCAAACGGCTAAGACACTTAAGCCAATGGGCGAAGACAACGGTTACCAACACCTATGGAACCTAGGTTCTGGTGAAGTAGAAGGCAGCTCTCTAGTAAGCTGGCTACACGACAACAGCTACTACAGCCTTGTAACTTCTGCGCCAAAAGGTTCTGAAGTGTACTTTGCTCGCCTAGGTGCAAATGATCCTGACTTCAACCTACGTAGCGAGCCAGCGTTCATCTTCCGCCAATCCGGTAAAGATCATGTATTCGCATCGATACTAGAAACCCACGGCTACTTCAACGAAGAGTTCGAAGCTTCGCTTAACGCGCGTGGATTGGTGGAGTCGGTAGAAGTACTAGGTCACAACGAAGTAGGTACCGTAGTACGCATCCAGACCACGTCTGGTAACACATACCACATCGCAATCTCTAACCGTGAAGAAGCGCAGCAAGATGCTGAGCACACCGTTGAGTTTGGTGGCAAAAACTTTACTTGGACAGGTGCCTTTGCGCAGATTTAA
- a CDS encoding sensor domain-containing diguanylate cyclase has translation MESIKNQIFRQGIVFSSITIACLGIISAIALYEGEKSKAYDIIQLRNESTSHIIEGHFTDIHDIVDALGELSFVRNGAQPEGNAKRQVLDYFKAIQAANNKVTHIYAGYDNGDLLINHYDIPQDFHVMSRPWFTHSVATAPDVVSGLPYQAAITNDWLISTATAFKAEDGTLGVVGIDSSLEIIANLLAKPAARYATSMSYITNLNGVIIMHPVPERIGDRVYFHASGDLAENSHRGFQYQQGQDEKIAFYSRVPGKDWLLFTTVDSDEVFKPIWKELLLTVFLISAVSFLVLLAFSRALSRSVSRPLVALKQHVRAVISGKDTHDVGYDFPKNEIGHIANEVLQLAKHELCVRANSLDNINVELESKNRELERLASLDQLTGLYNRRKMDASLYSELQMFEFNSTPFSVVLIDIDHFKSVNDTYGHAMGDKVLQEAATQLKNSSHCHHIVGRWGGEEFLVVLPSLDLKQAMHISEKLRKSFAEHQFTNELKLTISVGVTQVQDKDDIEQIMQRADKYLYQAKHNGRNKVVAF, from the coding sequence ATGGAAAGTATTAAAAATCAGATCTTTCGACAGGGAATCGTTTTTTCCTCGATCACTATCGCCTGCTTGGGCATCATTTCAGCCATTGCATTATATGAAGGCGAAAAATCCAAAGCGTACGACATAATCCAACTTAGGAACGAATCTACTAGCCACATCATTGAAGGGCACTTTACCGACATTCATGACATTGTGGATGCGTTGGGCGAACTTAGCTTTGTCAGAAATGGCGCTCAGCCAGAAGGTAATGCCAAGCGTCAGGTACTCGACTATTTCAAGGCGATACAAGCAGCGAATAACAAAGTCACCCATATTTATGCGGGTTACGACAATGGTGATTTGTTGATCAACCATTACGATATTCCTCAAGACTTCCACGTCATGTCCCGTCCTTGGTTTACTCACTCTGTGGCCACTGCGCCAGACGTCGTCAGTGGTTTGCCTTATCAAGCGGCAATAACGAATGACTGGCTCATTTCAACCGCAACCGCATTCAAAGCCGAAGATGGCACGCTTGGCGTAGTAGGTATCGACAGCTCCCTAGAAATCATCGCCAATCTACTTGCCAAGCCTGCTGCAAGATATGCCACCTCGATGAGTTATATCACCAATCTGAATGGGGTAATCATCATGCACCCAGTCCCAGAGAGGATCGGCGACAGAGTTTATTTTCATGCCTCTGGAGATTTAGCTGAAAACAGTCATCGTGGCTTTCAATATCAACAAGGGCAGGACGAAAAGATTGCTTTCTACTCTCGAGTTCCAGGAAAAGATTGGCTGCTGTTCACTACCGTCGACTCTGATGAAGTATTTAAACCCATTTGGAAGGAATTGCTGCTAACAGTGTTCCTAATAAGCGCAGTGAGCTTTCTTGTATTGCTGGCTTTTAGCCGAGCCCTAAGCCGCAGTGTTTCACGCCCATTGGTCGCCCTTAAACAGCATGTTAGAGCAGTGATTTCAGGCAAAGATACCCATGATGTTGGGTACGATTTCCCCAAAAATGAAATAGGCCACATAGCCAATGAAGTTCTGCAACTGGCCAAGCACGAACTATGCGTGCGTGCCAATAGCCTTGATAACATCAATGTCGAGCTTGAATCTAAAAACCGAGAGCTAGAAAGACTGGCTTCACTAGACCAACTAACTGGGCTATACAATCGTCGCAAAATGGATGCAAGCCTTTACTCAGAGCTTCAAATGTTCGAGTTTAATTCCACGCCATTTAGCGTGGTGCTTATCGACATTGACCATTTCAAAAGTGTCAATGACACCTACGGGCATGCCATGGGCGATAAAGTGCTTCAAGAAGCCGCTACTCAACTGAAAAACAGCAGCCATTGCCATCACATCGTCGGCCGCTGGGGCGGCGAAGAGTTCTTAGTCGTGTTGCCAAGCCTTGACCTAAAACAAGCGATGCATATCAGTGAAAAGCTACGTAAAAGCTTTGCTGAACATCAATTTACCAATGAGCTCAAGCTCACCATCAGCGTTGGTGTAACTCAAGTACAAGACAAAGATGACATTGAGCAAATCATGCAGCGTGCTGACAAATACTTATATCAAGCAAAGCATAATGGGCGAAACAAAGTCGTGGCTTTTTGA
- a CDS encoding solute:sodium symporter family transporter, producing the protein MPMTILLSFFFFTAFVVLFTWQRVKKERNDSKDGYFLGGRSLTGGLIASSLILTNLSATSFVGMSALSFKGNMSVMGYEVASGITLIIIALFLVPRYLKQGITTIPDFLESRYDLSVKQFVTVLFLLSYIINLLPNTLYAGAMVIGGIFDVETMLGITRFEAILLIALIIGLLGLFYAIYGGLKAVVIADTLNGVGLIVGGMMIPIFGLIVLGDGSFMQGVEVITTNATDKLQAVGAEDDPNVPFSTMFTGLLLVNLYYWGTDQAIIQRALGAKNLKEGQKGVILAGAIKVITPLFLIIPGIIAFHMFGTADAAGQSYEADTMYTRLVNEVLPKPLVGFFLAAMFGAILSTFNGVLNSSTTLFTLNVYKPLFDKENKLSDSELVSKGRLFGIFIAVLSVGIAPFIMFAPNGLFDLLQRLAGLFSVPIFTIVFMGYITKRVPAIAAKVSLAVFVAAYGIIQFTPASMHSYLGPLQPLAELHFFHQLAVLFVFCCSLMFVIGKVRPRDTDYVLPVNKNMDIKPWEFRFEASAVILYMVLGAYITFSDLGLVAGDTAFMVTYALCGIVILGGIFARVRSKKAKAAQLALQDA; encoded by the coding sequence ATGCCAATGACAATCCTACTGTCATTCTTTTTCTTTACTGCCTTTGTGGTGTTATTCACCTGGCAACGAGTAAAGAAAGAGAGAAATGACTCAAAAGATGGCTACTTTCTCGGTGGACGAAGCCTCACTGGTGGTCTTATTGCAAGCTCACTGATCCTGACTAACCTTTCTGCGACCAGTTTTGTTGGGATGAGTGCGCTCTCCTTTAAGGGCAATATGTCGGTGATGGGCTATGAGGTAGCGTCGGGGATCACTTTGATCATCATCGCATTGTTCCTCGTTCCACGCTACTTGAAACAAGGCATCACTACGATTCCTGATTTCTTGGAATCTCGCTACGACTTGTCGGTGAAGCAGTTTGTCACCGTACTGTTCTTACTGAGCTATATCATTAACTTATTGCCAAACACCCTGTATGCGGGTGCGATGGTCATTGGTGGCATTTTTGATGTTGAGACCATGCTGGGCATCACTCGATTTGAGGCGATTCTATTGATCGCTTTGATCATTGGTCTGCTGGGACTGTTCTATGCCATCTATGGTGGCCTAAAAGCGGTGGTTATAGCCGATACGCTTAACGGTGTTGGTCTGATTGTTGGCGGTATGATGATCCCAATTTTTGGTTTGATCGTGCTTGGCGATGGCAGTTTTATGCAAGGGGTCGAGGTCATCACTACCAATGCTACCGACAAGTTGCAGGCCGTTGGGGCTGAAGACGATCCTAACGTGCCGTTCTCAACGATGTTTACCGGTCTGTTGTTAGTGAACCTCTATTACTGGGGAACGGATCAGGCGATCATCCAACGTGCGCTTGGCGCTAAGAACCTCAAGGAAGGACAAAAAGGGGTGATTCTAGCGGGGGCTATCAAGGTCATTACTCCACTGTTTTTGATCATTCCGGGCATTATCGCTTTTCACATGTTTGGTACGGCAGATGCTGCAGGCCAAAGTTATGAAGCAGACACCATGTATACGCGTCTTGTGAATGAAGTGCTGCCTAAGCCTCTGGTTGGTTTCTTCTTAGCGGCGATGTTTGGTGCCATTCTATCGACCTTTAATGGAGTGCTTAACTCTTCCACTACGCTGTTTACTCTCAATGTCTACAAGCCACTGTTTGATAAAGAGAACAAGCTGTCAGACTCAGAGTTAGTGAGCAAGGGACGTCTGTTTGGTATTTTCATCGCTGTCCTGTCTGTGGGTATTGCTCCGTTTATCATGTTTGCTCCCAATGGATTGTTTGATTTACTGCAACGTTTAGCGGGTCTATTTAGTGTGCCGATCTTCACCATCGTGTTTATGGGCTATATCACTAAGCGAGTACCAGCGATTGCCGCTAAGGTATCTTTAGCGGTCTTCGTTGCTGCATATGGCATCATCCAGTTTACTCCAGCATCTATGCATAGCTACCTTGGTCCGTTGCAACCGCTAGCCGAGCTGCACTTCTTCCACCAACTAGCAGTGTTGTTTGTCTTCTGTTGTAGCTTAATGTTTGTGATTGGTAAGGTTCGTCCTCGCGATACCGATTACGTGTTGCCAGTGAACAAGAACATGGATATTAAGCCTTGGGAATTCCGTTTCGAGGCATCCGCAGTGATCCTATACATGGTGCTTGGTGCATACATCACTTTCTCTGACCTTGGCCTAGTGGCAGGAGACACTGCCTTTATGGTGACATACGCCCTGTGTGGCATTGTTATATTGGGTGGTATCTTTGCTCGTGTTCGCAGTAAGAAAGCGAAAGCGGCACAGCTAGCGCTTCAAGATGCGTAA
- a CDS encoding alpha-galactosidase, giving the protein MTKFLHLQSNKHSLIIKTDRMPEILHWGAKIAQIDEDLLLSTERPISQARLDVDVPLSLCPELGSGHFNAPGLEGHRDGFDWAPVFELTSSKLEGNQAQFVMKDEIAKLELTVELKLDYDTDVVQKRIKVKNLGEGKYYLGKLSSTLPLPNHANELMTFHGRWCHEFQTQRQRFEHGGFMQENRRGRTSHENFPGLFVGTNGFSDQLGQVWGFHLGWSGNHQMRADVRSDGRRFVQAGELLLAGESILEPDQEYQTPWLYGCYSNTGLNGISQRFQQFVRSNIVKFPVDKPRPVHLNTWEGIYFDHKPEYIMAMATEAASMGVERFIIDDGWFVGRDGERAALGDWYLDETKYPDGLEPVIEHVNQQGMEFGLWVEPEMVSQDSNLYRNHPDWVLSLQGYHQPSGRWQYVLNLQNQDCFDYLFERLDALLAQYNITYIKWDMNRELVQPGHQGRPAVHGQTQALYRLVDELNKAHPDVEIESCSSGGGRIDFEILKRMQRFWASDCNDALERQAIQKGMSYFFPPEVMGAHIGPAECHSTNRRHGINMRGVTALSGHMGVELDPVKESQEEKQAFSRYIALHKQYRHLLHSGRSFRIDAADKNQNIYGVDNGEEMLITVCQLAMPDHALPSPLRVSCADVEAKYQVKLVEMPQTSFQLMKQRPKWLDKTLTLSGDNIKEIGLTLPILDPESALIVHLKKI; this is encoded by the coding sequence ATGACGAAGTTTCTACATCTGCAAAGTAATAAGCATAGTTTGATCATTAAGACTGACCGCATGCCAGAGATCCTTCATTGGGGAGCGAAGATCGCTCAGATAGATGAGGATCTATTGTTATCCACTGAAAGGCCGATATCTCAAGCGCGATTGGATGTGGATGTGCCTTTGTCATTGTGCCCAGAGCTTGGTAGTGGTCACTTTAACGCTCCGGGTCTAGAAGGGCATCGTGACGGATTTGATTGGGCTCCAGTATTTGAGCTAACCTCATCCAAGCTTGAAGGAAACCAAGCCCAATTTGTCATGAAAGATGAGATTGCCAAGCTCGAACTTACCGTTGAGCTTAAGCTCGACTACGACACTGATGTAGTGCAAAAGCGCATCAAGGTGAAGAACTTAGGTGAGGGCAAGTACTACCTTGGCAAGCTCTCTTCAACCTTACCTTTACCGAATCACGCCAATGAACTGATGACTTTCCATGGACGTTGGTGCCATGAGTTCCAGACTCAGCGTCAGCGCTTTGAGCACGGTGGATTTATGCAAGAAAACCGCCGAGGCCGCACTTCTCACGAAAACTTCCCTGGTCTGTTTGTTGGCACCAACGGTTTTAGCGACCAACTGGGCCAAGTATGGGGTTTCCATCTTGGTTGGAGTGGTAACCATCAGATGCGTGCAGATGTACGTAGTGATGGTCGACGTTTTGTGCAAGCAGGTGAGCTACTTCTTGCTGGCGAGTCTATTCTTGAGCCCGATCAAGAGTATCAAACCCCTTGGCTTTACGGCTGTTATAGCAATACCGGCCTCAATGGTATTTCCCAGCGTTTCCAACAGTTTGTGCGCAGCAATATCGTTAAGTTTCCAGTGGATAAGCCGCGCCCAGTGCATCTGAATACTTGGGAAGGTATTTATTTTGACCACAAGCCTGAGTACATCATGGCAATGGCGACGGAAGCTGCCAGCATGGGCGTTGAACGTTTCATTATCGATGATGGCTGGTTTGTCGGTCGTGACGGCGAGCGAGCAGCGCTGGGTGATTGGTATCTGGATGAAACCAAATACCCAGACGGACTAGAGCCTGTGATCGAGCACGTCAACCAACAAGGCATGGAGTTTGGGCTTTGGGTTGAGCCAGAAATGGTCAGTCAGGACTCTAACCTTTACCGTAATCACCCTGATTGGGTGTTAAGTCTACAAGGATATCATCAGCCGTCTGGCCGTTGGCAGTACGTGCTTAACCTGCAAAACCAAGACTGTTTTGATTACTTGTTCGAGCGCCTAGACGCACTGCTGGCGCAATACAATATTACCTACATAAAGTGGGATATGAACCGTGAGTTGGTTCAGCCCGGACATCAGGGAAGACCGGCGGTGCACGGTCAAACGCAGGCGTTATATCGCTTGGTTGATGAGTTAAACAAGGCGCATCCAGATGTTGAAATCGAATCTTGTTCTTCTGGTGGAGGACGGATTGATTTTGAAATCTTAAAACGCATGCAACGTTTTTGGGCATCCGATTGTAATGATGCACTTGAGCGACAAGCGATTCAAAAAGGGATGAGCTATTTCTTCCCACCAGAGGTCATGGGGGCACATATTGGCCCTGCTGAGTGTCACTCGACCAATCGTCGCCACGGGATCAACATGCGCGGTGTAACAGCGTTAAGCGGTCACATGGGGGTTGAATTGGATCCTGTTAAAGAGTCTCAAGAAGAGAAACAAGCCTTCTCTCGCTACATTGCTTTGCACAAGCAGTACCGACATTTGCTGCATAGCGGTCGAAGCTTCCGCATTGATGCCGCTGACAAAAATCAGAACATCTATGGTGTCGATAATGGTGAAGAAATGCTGATCACCGTATGCCAACTGGCGATGCCTGATCACGCACTGCCATCACCACTGCGTGTTAGTTGCGCAGATGTTGAAGCCAAATATCAGGTCAAGCTGGTGGAGATGCCGCAAACCAGTTTCCAGCTGATGAAGCAGCGCCCTAAATGGCTCGATAAAACTCTGACCCTGAGTGGCGACAACATAAAGGAAATCGGCCTAACCCTGCCAATTTTGGACCCTGAATCTGCATTGATTGTGCATCTTAAAAAAATCTAG
- a CDS encoding LacI family DNA-binding transcriptional regulator: MTVTFKDVAKLAGVSTQTVSRVTNGSESVAEKTRQKVNQAIKQLGYVPNKGAQMLSRAQSTNIGLVTLDMALHGAALIANGVRRKATELSFGTAFSVVSGSGLGCVQASVRELIAQQVDCIILNVPLTSSDATALVEQFPSLHLVFIDVPEGTPVHYVYGEHAQGAKAIVRHLLDQGRETFLLINGPQESSAANIRHQIWQQEIEAANKKISYQYQGDWQASSGYLAVREAIGNQVDFDAVIVASDQMALGALRALDEMQTAVSEQVAVTGFDGIADSAFFNPPLTTVKQDFTAIGEQAVVAAIELKNSTLQTQTVCKQIHVPVELIVRQSSANRTQDDDSRHEIKRLLRKVEALL, encoded by the coding sequence GTGACGGTAACCTTCAAAGATGTAGCAAAACTTGCTGGTGTCTCGACTCAAACTGTATCTCGAGTCACCAATGGCTCAGAGAGTGTGGCGGAAAAGACCCGACAAAAGGTCAACCAAGCGATAAAGCAGCTCGGTTATGTGCCGAACAAAGGAGCACAGATGTTAAGCCGTGCTCAATCGACCAATATTGGTTTGGTCACACTCGATATGGCGCTGCATGGCGCCGCATTGATCGCCAATGGTGTAAGAAGAAAGGCCACTGAACTCAGTTTTGGTACTGCGTTTTCAGTGGTGTCTGGGTCTGGACTTGGTTGCGTTCAAGCTTCGGTCAGAGAATTAATTGCCCAGCAGGTAGATTGCATCATCCTCAATGTCCCGCTGACCTCGTCAGACGCAACAGCCTTAGTTGAACAATTTCCAAGTTTGCATCTAGTTTTCATTGATGTGCCGGAGGGGACTCCGGTCCATTATGTGTATGGGGAGCACGCTCAGGGGGCGAAGGCGATAGTACGGCACCTTCTAGATCAAGGACGAGAGACGTTTTTACTGATCAACGGCCCGCAAGAGTCGAGTGCGGCCAACATTCGTCACCAAATCTGGCAGCAAGAGATCGAAGCGGCGAACAAAAAAATTAGCTATCAATACCAAGGAGATTGGCAGGCAAGCAGTGGTTACTTAGCAGTGCGAGAAGCTATCGGCAACCAAGTGGATTTTGATGCGGTGATTGTCGCAAGCGATCAAATGGCACTTGGTGCACTTAGAGCGTTAGACGAAATGCAAACTGCCGTCTCTGAGCAGGTGGCTGTAACAGGTTTTGATGGCATTGCTGACAGCGCCTTTTTCAACCCTCCCCTAACAACCGTAAAGCAAGATTTCACTGCAATTGGTGAGCAAGCGGTTGTCGCAGCCATTGAGCTCAAAAATAGCACTCTTCAAACACAAACCGTTTGCAAACAGATACACGTCCCTGTTGAGTTGATTGTGCGTCAAAGCTCAGCTAATAGAACGCAGGATGACGATAGCCGTCATGAAATCAAACGTTTATTAAGAAAGGTAGAAGCACTGCTGTGA